Proteins found in one Streptomyces sp. NBC_00461 genomic segment:
- a CDS encoding VC0807 family protein, translating into MTTKTNKKNPFTPLIVDVAVPLGSYYLFKDGFGMSTFAALAWSSVVPAARTVWSVVKERATNGLALLILVVNVVGLLLSFVTGDPRLMLAKDGGVSSTVAIGILVSVALGKPMMTAGLKPFLVKGDTAKEAAWQRLAGGGAAGSADFRRKERVFSVIWGVALLGECVARVVGAYTIPVDTMVWLGGVFLVVAIALGMVVGGAFGAGPMERMLAEETKTANAPEPEVAVAA; encoded by the coding sequence ATGACGACGAAGACGAACAAGAAGAACCCCTTCACCCCGCTGATCGTGGACGTGGCGGTACCCCTCGGTTCGTACTACCTGTTCAAGGACGGCTTCGGGATGAGCACGTTCGCGGCGCTCGCCTGGAGCAGCGTGGTGCCGGCCGCGCGGACGGTGTGGAGCGTGGTCAAGGAGCGGGCGACCAACGGGCTGGCGCTTCTCATTCTCGTCGTGAACGTCGTCGGGCTGCTGCTCAGCTTCGTCACCGGTGACCCTCGGCTGATGCTCGCCAAGGATGGCGGGGTCAGCAGCACGGTCGCGATCGGCATCCTGGTCTCCGTGGCGCTCGGCAAGCCGATGATGACCGCGGGCCTCAAGCCCTTCCTGGTGAAGGGGGATACGGCGAAGGAGGCCGCCTGGCAGCGGCTGGCGGGCGGAGGCGCGGCCGGGTCGGCGGACTTCCGGCGCAAGGAGCGGGTCTTCTCCGTCATCTGGGGTGTGGCGCTGCTCGGTGAGTGCGTCGCGCGGGTCGTGGGCGCGTACACGATTCCCGTGGACACCATGGTCTGGCTCGGTGGGGTCTTCCTGGTCGTCGCGATCGCGCTCGGGATGGTGGTCGGCGGCGCGTTCGGCGCCGGGCCCATGGAGCGGATGCTCGCCGAGGAGACGAAGACCGCGAACGCGCCTGAGCCCGAAGTCGCCGTCGCCGCCTGA
- a CDS encoding MFS transporter: MTDVLRRGRASLAFSFFAQGATFALLVTRIPAIQDRYGVSDALLPAFLAAVPVLAGVGSVTAEQLVKRLPPSLLLRCLQPVVLLALLGVGAGENLAELGIALGAFGLAVGGLDASMNMLGVSLQRAYGRSIMLSFHAVFSLGGIMGASLAWAGAHWHLALWVSYLPVVAVLLPATLVGSRWYVGGEAGPGEQAVEAGGGQSLVFKLLLPLCLVMTFAYIGDSTVSNWSAKYLKDVLGSSEQLSTVPYNVYMVTTLVGRSLGDLGVRRFGAVAVVRLGAVVAALGFAVVAVAPGAWVGMLGFMLLGLGLCVLVPQTFAAAGRLFPHASDAAVARLNIFNYVGFLVGSPLVGALGDTWSYRGAMVVPMVLVLVTLFYARSFAPQPDRYGGGHERPRTADVGRGSNGL, from the coding sequence ATGACAGATGTGCTGCGGCGCGGTAGGGCCTCTTTGGCGTTCAGCTTCTTCGCTCAGGGCGCCACCTTTGCCCTGCTGGTGACCCGCATCCCGGCTATCCAGGACCGGTACGGCGTCTCCGACGCGCTGCTGCCCGCCTTCCTGGCCGCCGTGCCCGTCCTGGCCGGCGTCGGGAGCGTGACGGCCGAGCAGTTGGTGAAGCGACTGCCGCCGAGTCTGCTGCTGCGGTGCCTGCAGCCTGTCGTGCTGCTGGCGCTCCTCGGTGTCGGGGCGGGGGAGAACCTGGCCGAGCTGGGGATCGCGCTGGGCGCGTTCGGGCTTGCCGTGGGCGGGCTCGACGCCTCGATGAACATGCTCGGGGTGAGCCTGCAGCGGGCGTACGGGCGCAGCATCATGCTCAGCTTCCATGCCGTGTTCAGTCTCGGCGGGATCATGGGTGCCTCGCTGGCCTGGGCGGGGGCGCACTGGCATCTGGCGCTGTGGGTGTCGTATCTGCCGGTCGTCGCGGTGCTGTTGCCGGCCACGCTGGTCGGGAGTCGGTGGTACGTCGGCGGGGAGGCCGGTCCCGGCGAGCAGGCGGTCGAGGCGGGCGGGGGCCAGTCCCTCGTCTTCAAGCTGCTGCTGCCGCTGTGTCTGGTGATGACTTTCGCCTACATCGGGGACTCGACCGTCTCCAACTGGAGCGCCAAGTACCTGAAGGACGTGCTCGGGAGTTCGGAGCAGCTGTCGACGGTGCCGTACAACGTCTACATGGTGACCACGCTGGTGGGGCGGTCGCTGGGGGACTTGGGGGTACGGCGGTTCGGGGCCGTGGCGGTGGTGCGGCTGGGGGCGGTGGTGGCGGCGCTCGGGTTCGCCGTGGTGGCGGTGGCGCCCGGCGCGTGGGTCGGGATGCTCGGGTTCATGCTGCTGGGGCTCGGACTGTGCGTGCTGGTGCCGCAGACCTTCGCGGCCGCCGGGCGGCTGTTCCCGCACGCGTCCGACGCCGCTGTCGCGCGGCTGAACATCTTCAACTACGTCGGCTTCCTGGTCGGCTCGCCGCTCGTGGGGGCGCTGGGCGACACGTGGAGCTATCGCGGGGCGATGGTCGTGCCGATGGTGTTGGTGCTGGTGACCCTGTTCTACGCCCGTTCGTTCGCTCCTCAACCGGACCGATACGGTGGCGGGCATGAGCGGCCGCGCACAGCTGATGTGGGACGAGGCAGTAACGGGCTATGA
- a CDS encoding phosphatase: MLSTGALRAHLLAARLAGPVATSREESLRSYRLFAARDPRVLLGLDPEWTWTQRDLIELMADKCGVSADPRHVSGHDLIDPERTLIALEAFADRLAVAAQRSAPVLLGTGHPHRLLGFYAALADALSAAGCAVLTPAHGHCVDITTRFGLRTYNLDYVQGVALVREPGAARPGCATGVHTHSPLPVRTALAAAAEAGGPLPELVVGDHGWVCGAGQLGFEAIGLADTDDPALFVGEAEGSVSVVVPLDDAVRSDYYRPLTRYVLNRACLSQ; this comes from the coding sequence GTGTTGAGCACCGGAGCCCTGCGGGCCCATCTCCTGGCCGCCCGTCTCGCCGGGCCGGTGGCCACCTCCCGTGAGGAGAGCCTCCGTAGCTATCGTCTTTTCGCCGCCCGCGATCCGCGCGTACTGCTCGGACTTGATCCCGAATGGACGTGGACGCAGCGGGATCTGATCGAGTTGATGGCGGACAAGTGCGGGGTCTCGGCCGATCCTCGACATGTCTCAGGCCATGATCTGATCGATCCGGAGCGCACTCTGATCGCTCTGGAGGCCTTCGCGGACCGTCTCGCCGTAGCGGCCCAGCGCAGCGCCCCCGTGCTCCTCGGCACCGGCCACCCGCACCGCCTGCTCGGTTTCTACGCCGCCTTGGCGGACGCGCTGTCGGCGGCGGGATGTGCCGTCCTCACACCGGCGCATGGCCACTGTGTCGACATAACGACCCGGTTCGGCCTACGCACGTACAACCTTGACTACGTACAAGGAGTCGCGCTCGTGCGGGAACCCGGCGCTGCTCGCCCCGGTTGTGCGACCGGCGTACACACGCACTCCCCGCTGCCGGTTCGTACCGCTCTGGCGGCCGCGGCCGAGGCCGGAGGGCCGCTTCCCGAGCTGGTCGTCGGGGACCACGGTTGGGTCTGCGGGGCAGGTCAGCTGGGGTTCGAGGCCATTGGTCTCGCCGATACGGACGACCCCGCGCTCTTCGTGGGGGAGGCCGAGGGGTCCGTGTCCGTCGTCGTTCCACTTGATGACGCTGTGCGGTCTGATTACTACCGGCCGCTTACCCGCTACGTACTCAATCGAGCGTGTCTGTCACAGTAG
- a CDS encoding acetoin utilization protein AcuC, whose amino-acid sequence MSGRAQLMWDEAVTGYDFGPDHPMDPVRLALTRHLVDAFGLDKDIDVVAAKSAGESTLRLVHREDYVEAVKAASVDPEAADGAYGLGTIDDPAFAGMHEVSALIAGQSVGAAEAVWRGEALHAVNFAGGLHHAMPGGASGFCIYNDASLAIARLLELGAERVAYVDVDVHHGDGVQAAFWEDPRVLTISLHEHPRTLFPQTGWPEETGADSAEGSAVNLALPAGTGDAGWLRAFHAVVPELIADFRPQVLVTQHGADTHFEDPLAHLAVSLDAQRAVQVACHELAHEYADGKWIALGGGGYAVVEVVPRSWTHLVGIAAGREIAPETMIPEGWRQEVFARTRQLAPARMTDGRWPVSYAGWEAGYDPADRLDQAVLATRRAVFPLRGLLA is encoded by the coding sequence ATGAGCGGCCGCGCACAGCTGATGTGGGACGAGGCAGTAACGGGCTATGACTTCGGTCCGGACCATCCGATGGATCCGGTCCGGCTCGCCCTGACCAGGCACCTCGTCGATGCCTTCGGGCTCGACAAGGACATCGACGTGGTGGCGGCGAAATCCGCCGGGGAGTCGACCCTGCGGCTCGTCCACCGGGAGGACTACGTCGAGGCCGTGAAGGCGGCTTCGGTGGATCCGGAGGCGGCGGACGGGGCGTACGGGCTCGGGACGATCGACGATCCCGCCTTTGCGGGGATGCACGAGGTGTCCGCGCTGATCGCCGGGCAGTCGGTGGGCGCGGCCGAGGCGGTGTGGCGCGGAGAGGCGCTGCACGCGGTGAACTTCGCGGGCGGCCTGCATCATGCGATGCCCGGGGGCGCGTCCGGGTTCTGCATCTACAACGACGCCTCGCTCGCCATTGCACGGCTGCTGGAGCTGGGGGCCGAGCGGGTCGCCTACGTCGATGTGGACGTGCATCACGGGGACGGGGTGCAGGCGGCCTTCTGGGAGGATCCGCGCGTTCTGACGATCTCGCTGCACGAGCATCCGCGGACGCTGTTTCCGCAGACCGGGTGGCCGGAGGAGACGGGCGCCGACTCGGCGGAGGGCTCGGCCGTGAACCTCGCGCTGCCCGCCGGGACCGGGGATGCCGGATGGCTGCGGGCCTTCCACGCCGTCGTACCGGAACTGATCGCCGATTTCCGGCCGCAGGTGCTGGTGACGCAACACGGGGCCGACACGCACTTCGAGGATCCGCTCGCGCACCTGGCCGTGTCGCTGGACGCCCAGCGGGCCGTGCAGGTCGCCTGCCATGAGCTCGCGCATGAGTACGCCGACGGGAAGTGGATCGCGCTCGGCGGCGGCGGATACGCGGTCGTCGAGGTCGTGCCCCGGTCCTGGACGCATCTGGTGGGGATCGCGGCGGGGCGGGAGATCGCGCCGGAGACGATGATCCCCGAGGGCTGGCGGCAGGAAGTGTTCGCGCGGACGCGGCAGTTGGCGCCGGCGCGGATGACGGATGGGCGGTGGCCGGTGTCGTACGCGGGCTGGGAGGCGGGGTACGACCCTGCGGACCGGCTCGATCAGGCGGTGCTGGCCACGCGGCGTGCGGTGTTTCCGCTGCGGGGGCTGCTGGCGTAG
- a CDS encoding NAD-dependent epimerase/dehydratase family protein, whose product MGKVVLVTGVARRLGGRFVRRIQRDPEVDRVIAVDAVPPEHHLGGADFILADIRQPTIARVLAETGADTVVHMDVSATGLGSGSRTVVKETNVIGTMQLLGACQKSQSVKRLVVKSSTNVYGSAPRDPAVFTETTPPKSLPSGGFAKDTVEVEGYVRGFARRRPDVAVCVLRFANILGPTADTPLASYFSLPVLPTVFGYDPRLQFVHEDDVIEVLRIASHDPARGTLNSGTFNIAGDGVLLLSQCSRRLGRPTVPLLLPAVTWAGSLVRTLGMTDFSPEQIRLLTHGRVVATDQMRETLGFKPKYTTAETFADFARSHGPGLLPPEALAGAVDRIAALPVPGSGHPPTQSAN is encoded by the coding sequence TTGGGCAAGGTCGTGCTCGTGACCGGAGTGGCCCGCAGGCTCGGGGGCCGGTTCGTACGACGGATCCAGCGTGACCCGGAGGTTGACCGGGTCATCGCCGTGGACGCGGTGCCACCCGAGCACCATCTGGGCGGAGCAGACTTCATCCTGGCCGACATCCGGCAGCCCACCATCGCGCGCGTGCTCGCCGAGACCGGCGCCGACACGGTCGTCCACATGGACGTGAGCGCGACGGGGCTCGGCAGCGGCAGCCGGACCGTGGTCAAGGAGACCAACGTCATCGGCACGATGCAGCTGCTCGGCGCCTGCCAGAAGTCGCAGAGCGTCAAACGGCTCGTCGTGAAGTCCAGTACGAACGTGTACGGCTCCGCGCCCCGCGATCCCGCGGTGTTCACCGAGACGACCCCGCCCAAGTCCCTGCCCAGCGGCGGCTTCGCCAAGGACACGGTCGAGGTCGAGGGGTATGTACGGGGCTTCGCGCGGCGGCGGCCCGACGTGGCCGTGTGCGTGCTGCGGTTCGCCAACATCCTGGGGCCCACGGCGGACACTCCGCTCGCCTCCTACTTCTCGCTGCCGGTCCTGCCGACCGTGTTCGGCTACGACCCGCGGCTGCAGTTCGTGCACGAGGACGACGTGATCGAGGTGCTGCGGATCGCCTCGCACGACCCGGCGCGGGGCACGCTCAACAGCGGCACCTTCAACATCGCCGGCGACGGGGTCCTGTTGCTCTCCCAGTGCTCCAGGCGGCTCGGCCGTCCCACGGTGCCGCTGCTGCTGCCGGCGGTCACCTGGGCGGGGTCCCTGGTGCGCACGCTGGGCATGACGGACTTCTCGCCCGAACAGATCCGGCTGCTCACCCACGGCCGGGTCGTGGCGACGGACCAGATGCGTGAGACGCTCGGATTCAAGCCGAAGTACACGACGGCGGAGACCTTCGCGGACTTCGCGCGCAGTCACGGACCCGGGCTCCTGCCGCCGGAGGCCCTCGCGGGGGCCGTCGACCGGATCGCCGCGCTGCCCGTCCCGGGCAGCGGCCACCCCCCGACGCAGAGCGCCAACTGA
- a CDS encoding DUF5667 domain-containing protein, which translates to MIANVSAHRRANAFAQALEEQSDRGTAAEQSEGPEPAPAAAEQSEHGRLLVLTEGLGELPRPELDPEVKVVQRAQLVAAFEAMLQEGAGGEAADASVPQQRSRGAHRASTLGKLRPRSRLTKGLAAGGLSVGVAAGAFGGVAAASSDALPGDSLYGLKRGIEDFKLNYMSEGDDQRGVAYLDQASTRLSEARRLMERGRGGAQLDHESLGEIRRTLAGMTHDASEGHRLLHEAYERDPESLGPIQALSAFSRSHRDAWGALRQRLPVQLGDVSNQLSSVFDAIDEEVAPLQSLLPQSPAQGGGDGKRHSSGTASKGTSGSGRRSTTPSAGSGSSEGGHSSSPSQSAGSTGEGLLGGSTGGLLDPPKDSGSASPSASKPPTSEPDVTIPPLLPGLLPGLGIDSEDTGQ; encoded by the coding sequence GTGATCGCGAACGTATCGGCACACCGGCGGGCGAACGCCTTCGCCCAGGCCCTGGAGGAGCAGTCGGACCGGGGCACGGCGGCCGAGCAGTCCGAGGGGCCGGAACCGGCCCCGGCTGCTGCGGAACAGTCCGAGCACGGCCGTCTGTTGGTCCTCACGGAGGGTCTCGGCGAGCTGCCAAGACCGGAGCTGGACCCTGAGGTCAAGGTCGTCCAGCGGGCTCAGCTGGTGGCCGCGTTCGAGGCCATGCTGCAGGAGGGCGCCGGTGGCGAGGCGGCGGATGCTTCGGTACCCCAGCAGCGCTCTCGCGGTGCCCACCGCGCGAGCACACTGGGCAAACTGCGGCCCCGGTCGCGGCTGACCAAGGGCCTGGCCGCGGGCGGGCTGAGTGTCGGCGTCGCGGCGGGCGCCTTCGGCGGAGTCGCCGCGGCCAGCTCGGACGCGCTGCCCGGAGACTCGCTCTACGGGCTCAAGCGAGGCATCGAGGACTTCAAGCTCAACTACATGTCCGAGGGGGACGACCAGCGCGGCGTGGCCTACCTCGACCAGGCGTCCACCCGGCTGAGCGAAGCCCGCCGACTGATGGAGCGCGGCCGCGGCGGCGCCCAGCTCGACCACGAGTCCCTCGGCGAGATCCGCCGCACCCTGGCGGGCATGACACACGACGCGTCCGAGGGCCATCGGCTGCTGCACGAGGCGTACGAGCGCGACCCCGAGTCCCTGGGCCCCATCCAGGCACTCTCCGCCTTCTCGCGTTCGCACCGCGACGCCTGGGGCGCCTTGCGCCAAAGGCTTCCGGTCCAGCTCGGGGACGTCAGCAACCAGCTGTCGTCCGTGTTCGACGCCATAGACGAAGAGGTCGCCCCCCTGCAGTCCCTGCTGCCGCAGTCCCCGGCCCAGGGCGGCGGCGACGGCAAGCGACACTCCTCGGGGACGGCGTCCAAGGGCACGTCCGGCTCCGGCAGGCGGTCGACGACGCCCAGCGCCGGCAGCGGCTCCTCAGAAGGCGGCCACTCCAGCAGCCCCAGCCAGTCGGCCGGGTCCACCGGAGAGGGCCTGCTCGGAGGCAGCACCGGAGGCCTGCTCGACCCGCCCAAGGACAGCGGCAGCGCCTCCCCGTCCGCAAGCAAGCCGCCCACCAGCGAACCGGACGTGACCATCCCACCGCTCCTCCCGGGCCTGCTCCCGGGCCTCGGCATCGACAGCGAGGACACCGGCCAGTAG
- a CDS encoding 30S ribosomal protein bS22 translates to MGSVIKKRRKRMAKKKHRKLLKRTRVQRRNKK, encoded by the coding sequence GTGGGCTCTGTTATCAAGAAGCGGCGCAAGCGGATGGCGAAGAAGAAGCACCGCAAGCTGCTGAAGCGCACGCGCGTTCAGCGTCGCAACAAGAAGTAG
- a CDS encoding helix-turn-helix domain-containing protein, translating to MAAEQRPLSEVQFLTVAEVASVMRVSKMTVYRLVHSGHLPAIRVGRSFRVPENAVHEYLRESYVGVETA from the coding sequence ATGGCTGCTGAGCAGAGGCCTCTGAGCGAGGTTCAGTTCCTTACCGTGGCGGAGGTCGCCTCGGTGATGCGAGTGTCGAAGATGACCGTGTACCGGTTGGTGCACAGCGGTCATCTGCCCGCGATCAGGGTGGGGCGGTCCTTCCGCGTCCCCGAGAACGCGGTTCACGAGTACCTCCGCGAGAGTTATGTGGGGGTGGAAACCGCCTGA
- a CDS encoding HAD family hydrolase — protein sequence MAALGWLTPRRRSATARSVLAGEASAEAARKSSQDIPPEEPVFPVLGDDKAAAFFDLDNTVMQGAALFHFGRGLYKRKFFETRDLAKFAWQQAWFRLAGVEDPEHMQEARDSALSIVKGHRVAELQSIGEEIYDEYMAERIWPGTRALAQAHLDAGQKVWLVTAAPVEIATVIARRLGLTGALGTVAESVDGVYTGKLVGEPLHGPAKAEAVRALAAAEGLDLTRCAAYSDSHNDIPMLSLVGHPYAINPDTKLRKHARNLDWRLRDYRTGRKAAKVGIPAAAGVGAVAGGTAAAIALHKRRR from the coding sequence ATGGCCGCTCTCGGATGGCTCACTCCCCGTAGGCGCTCCGCCACGGCGCGGAGCGTGTTGGCAGGCGAGGCCTCTGCGGAGGCAGCGCGCAAGTCCTCGCAGGACATCCCCCCGGAGGAACCGGTCTTCCCGGTACTCGGCGACGACAAGGCTGCCGCCTTCTTCGATCTCGACAACACCGTCATGCAGGGCGCCGCTCTCTTCCACTTCGGCCGGGGCCTGTACAAGCGGAAGTTCTTCGAGACCCGCGATCTCGCCAAGTTCGCCTGGCAGCAGGCGTGGTTCCGGCTGGCCGGCGTCGAGGACCCCGAGCACATGCAGGAGGCCCGCGACTCGGCCCTGTCCATCGTGAAGGGCCACCGCGTCGCCGAACTGCAGTCGATCGGCGAGGAGATCTACGACGAGTACATGGCGGAGCGGATCTGGCCGGGCACGCGGGCACTCGCCCAGGCGCACCTGGACGCGGGCCAGAAGGTGTGGCTGGTCACGGCGGCGCCGGTGGAGATCGCCACGGTGATCGCCCGCCGCCTCGGCCTCACCGGCGCCCTGGGCACGGTGGCCGAGTCCGTCGACGGCGTCTACACGGGCAAGCTGGTGGGCGAGCCCCTGCACGGCCCGGCGAAGGCGGAGGCGGTTCGCGCGCTGGCCGCGGCGGAGGGCCTGGACCTGACCCGCTGCGCCGCCTACAGCGACAGTCACAACGACATCCCGATGCTGTCCCTGGTCGGCCACCCCTACGCCATCAACCCGGACACCAAGCTCCGCAAGCACGCCCGCAACCTGGACTGGCGCCTGCGCGACTACCGCACGGGCCGCAAGGCGGCCAAGGTCGGCATCCCGGCAGCAGCCGGCGTCGGCGCGGTGGCAGGTGGAACGGCGGCGGCGATCGCACTGCACAAACGCCGCCGCTGA
- a CDS encoding lysophospholipid acyltransferase family protein, producing the protein MADAKVIPFDDDRSRGSAVQRPPRRRGVGSRRRTTEPALVGEVQPLPGRASAQHDVPVTHEEQPPRQAQNDGGVERRIAGGLSFLRRRLTGDYEVDDFGYDEELTDQVLMSMLRPVYEKYFRVEVKGIENIPSDGGALIVANHSGTLPLDGLMMQVAVHDNHPAGRHLRLLAADLVFMLPVVNELARKLGHTLACAEDADRLLGQGELVGVMPEGFKGIGKPFSERYKLQRFGRGGFVSTALRHGTPIIPCSIVGAEEIYPMIGNAKTLARLLGFPYFPLTPTFPWLGPLGAIPLPTKWTIQFGEPIRTDGYPPEAGEDPMLMFNLTDQVREQIQHTLYKLLVQRRSVFF; encoded by the coding sequence ATGGCGGACGCCAAGGTCATTCCGTTCGACGACGACCGGTCCCGCGGGAGTGCCGTACAGCGGCCGCCGCGGCGCCGGGGCGTGGGGAGCCGACGCAGGACCACGGAACCCGCGCTGGTCGGAGAGGTCCAGCCCCTGCCAGGCAGGGCGTCTGCGCAGCATGATGTTCCCGTGACGCATGAGGAACAGCCGCCGCGGCAGGCGCAGAACGACGGTGGTGTGGAGCGGCGCATCGCCGGCGGTCTCTCCTTCCTGCGCCGCCGCCTGACCGGCGACTACGAGGTCGACGACTTCGGCTACGACGAGGAGTTGACCGACCAGGTCCTGATGTCGATGCTGCGCCCGGTGTACGAGAAGTACTTCCGGGTCGAGGTGAAGGGCATCGAGAACATCCCGTCGGACGGCGGCGCGCTGATCGTCGCCAACCACTCCGGGACTCTCCCGCTGGACGGCCTGATGATGCAGGTCGCCGTCCACGACAACCACCCCGCGGGCCGCCATCTGCGGCTGCTGGCGGCGGACCTGGTGTTCATGCTCCCCGTGGTCAACGAACTGGCCCGCAAGCTCGGCCACACCCTGGCCTGTGCGGAGGACGCCGATCGGCTGCTGGGGCAGGGCGAGCTGGTCGGAGTCATGCCGGAGGGCTTCAAGGGCATCGGCAAGCCCTTCAGCGAGCGCTACAAGCTCCAGCGCTTCGGCCGTGGCGGCTTCGTCTCCACGGCGCTGCGGCACGGCACGCCGATCATCCCGTGCTCGATCGTCGGGGCCGAGGAGATCTACCCGATGATCGGCAACGCGAAGACGCTGGCGCGGCTGCTCGGCTTCCCGTACTTCCCGCTGACGCCGACGTTCCCGTGGCTGGGCCCGCTGGGTGCGATCCCGTTGCCGACGAAGTGGACGATCCAGTTCGGCGAGCCGATCCGGACGGACGGCTATCCGCCGGAGGCCGGCGAGGACCCGATGCTGATGTTCAACCTGACCGACCAGGTACGGGAGCAGATCCAGCACACCCTCTACAAGTTGCTGGTGCAGCGGAGGTCGGTGTTCTTCTGA
- a CDS encoding ECF subfamily RNA polymerase sigma factor, BldN family produces the protein MYPHVGVDASGLATLRATVLDLLRGFVPTAYAVPALAVANTPVGPCYALADGSAAVGRRSRTAGTATTRRPAADSDSARMMDLVERAQAGEADAFGRLYDQYSDTVYRYIYYRVGGKATAEDLTSETFLRALRRIGTFTWQGRDFGAWLVTIARNLVADHFKSSRFRLEVTTGEMLDANEVERSPEDSVLESLSNAALLDAVRRLNPQQQECVTLRFLQGLSVAETARVMGKNEGAIKTLQYRAVRTLARLLPDDAR, from the coding sequence GTGTACCCACACGTCGGGGTTGACGCCTCGGGCCTGGCTACGCTGCGCGCAACGGTCCTAGACCTGTTGCGCGGCTTCGTCCCCACCGCGTACGCCGTCCCCGCCCTTGCCGTTGCCAACACCCCCGTCGGCCCGTGCTACGCGCTCGCCGACGGCAGCGCCGCCGTCGGCAGGCGCAGCCGCACGGCCGGCACCGCCACCACCCGCCGTCCGGCCGCGGACAGCGACAGCGCCCGCATGATGGACCTGGTCGAACGCGCCCAGGCCGGCGAGGCCGACGCCTTCGGCCGCCTCTACGACCAGTACAGCGACACCGTGTACCGGTACATCTACTACCGCGTCGGCGGCAAGGCCACCGCCGAGGACCTCACCAGTGAGACGTTCCTGCGCGCCCTGCGCCGTATCGGCACCTTCACCTGGCAAGGTCGTGACTTCGGCGCCTGGCTGGTCACCATCGCCCGCAACCTCGTGGCCGACCACTTCAAGTCCAGTCGCTTCCGCCTGGAGGTGACGACCGGCGAGATGCTCGACGCCAACGAGGTCGAGCGCTCCCCCGAGGACTCCGTCCTGGAGTCCCTCTCCAACGCCGCGCTTCTCGACGCCGTGCGCCGGCTCAACCCCCAGCAGCAGGAGTGCGTGACCCTCCGCTTCCTCCAGGGCCTCTCCGTCGCCGAGACCGCTCGGGTGATGGGCAAGAACGAGGGCGCCATCAAGACCCTTCAGTACCGAGCCGTACGTACCCTGGCCCGCCTTCTCCCGGACGACGCCCGCTGA
- a CDS encoding redox-sensing transcriptional repressor Rex, which produces MATGRSHRPATRSRGIPEATVARLPLYLRALTGLSERSVPTVSSEELAAAAGVNSAKLRKDFSYLGSYGTRGVGYDVEYLVYQISRELGLTQDWPVVIVGIGNLGAALANYGGFASRGFRVAALIDADPAMAGKPVAGIRVQHSDELEKIIEDNGVSIGVIATPAGAAQPVCDRLVAAGVTSILNFAPTVLTVPDGVDVRKVDLSIELQILAFHEQRKAGEEAAANDGAGPAAARKESTEQGPDGDVPAVMPA; this is translated from the coding sequence GTGGCAACTGGCCGATCTCACCGACCGGCGACCCGTAGCCGAGGGATTCCCGAGGCCACCGTCGCCAGGCTTCCGCTGTACCTCCGCGCGCTGACCGGACTGTCGGAGCGCTCGGTACCCACGGTTTCGTCCGAGGAACTCGCCGCCGCCGCGGGCGTCAACTCCGCGAAGCTGCGCAAGGACTTCTCGTACCTGGGGTCGTACGGCACCCGTGGTGTGGGCTACGACGTCGAGTATCTCGTCTACCAGATCTCGCGTGAGCTGGGGCTCACCCAGGACTGGCCGGTTGTGATCGTCGGTATCGGCAATCTCGGCGCCGCCCTGGCCAACTACGGCGGGTTCGCCTCCCGCGGGTTCCGTGTCGCGGCCCTCATAGACGCAGACCCGGCGATGGCCGGCAAGCCCGTCGCGGGGATCCGCGTGCAGCACTCCGATGAGCTGGAAAAGATCATCGAGGACAACGGCGTGAGCATCGGCGTCATCGCCACCCCCGCCGGTGCCGCCCAGCCGGTCTGCGACCGGCTCGTGGCCGCCGGCGTCACCTCCATCCTGAACTTCGCGCCGACCGTGCTGACCGTCCCGGACGGCGTCGACGTACGCAAGGTCGATCTCTCGATCGAGCTGCAGATCCTCGCCTTCCACGAGCAGCGCAAGGCCGGCGAGGAGGCCGCGGCGAACGACGGCGCGGGACCGGCCGCCGCCCGCAAGGAGTCCACCGAGCAGGGCCCGGACGGGGACGTACCCGCCGTGATGCCGGCATGA
- a CDS encoding glutaredoxin family protein has product MADMSPLFRRKPAPHERTVTLIGKPDCHLCDDARLVVGKVCGELGVSWEEKDITQDKGLHDEYWEQIPVVLVDGLQHTFWRVDEGRLRKELTD; this is encoded by the coding sequence ATGGCCGACATGAGTCCCCTCTTCCGACGTAAGCCCGCTCCGCACGAGCGGACGGTCACTCTCATCGGCAAACCCGACTGCCATCTGTGCGACGACGCGCGGCTGGTGGTCGGGAAGGTCTGCGGCGAACTCGGCGTTTCCTGGGAGGAGAAGGACATCACCCAGGACAAGGGGCTGCACGACGAGTACTGGGAGCAGATCCCCGTGGTTCTCGTCGACGGCCTGCAGCACACCTTCTGGCGGGTGGACGAGGGCCGCCTGCGCAAAGAACTGACCGACTAG